The following proteins are encoded in a genomic region of Bufo bufo chromosome 11, aBufBuf1.1, whole genome shotgun sequence:
- the LOC120981932 gene encoding sperm acrosome membrane-associated protein 6-like, whose amino-acid sequence MGAEECLQRLHWGFDPLNNISIAFNQIQNIRKYLKTFEKEVKKIEKLSWVEQFDKKMAEFVKGVKDRVSSHPPLECRPPCGLQKAARTFSCSRCAEEDCNIPVTCPLKDIKVEELEETRIWCTASFILPDHPKVVWKYAKNIKKTDLSNFKDIYIGDDLDVHIKPTRVSHKGTYACEIIDEDDDIILRRFFYLDVTQTKSKAMEEIEAEFHRALAQKLPTQEEEEERIEHGPSTKDIILTFLQSHVSYAIYAAVCCLIVTVLVGFLWRHALSVDWSKKTSGPRTSFPPGHYLP is encoded by the exons ATGGGGGCCGAAGAATGTCTCCAGAGGCTACACTGGGGCTTTGACCCCCTGAATAACATCTCGATAG CCTTCAACCAGATACAGAACATCAGAAAGTATCTCAAGACCTTTGAAAAAGAGGTCAAGAAAATTGAAAAACTAT cTTGGGTAGAACAGTTTGACAAAAAGATGGCTGAATTTGTCAAAGGCGTGAAAGATCGTGTCTCAA GTCATCCACCGTTGGAATGCAGACCTCCATGCG GGCTTCAAAAAGCTGCCCGAACCTTTTCATGCAGCCGATGTGCTGAGGAGGACTGCAATATCCCGGTGACCTGTCCCC TTAAGGACATCAAGGTGGAAGAGCTGGAAGAGACCCGAATCTGGTGCACGGCGTCCTTTATCCTTCCTGATCATCCGAAGGTTGTTTGGAAGTACGCCAAAAAC ATCAAAAAAACGGATTTGAGTAACTTTAAAGACATCTACATTGGGGATGACCTGGATGTACACATCAAGCCGACCAGAGTCAGCCATAAAGGAACTTATGCCTGTGAGATAATTGATGAGGATGATGACATCATACTCCGAAGATTCTTTTATCTCGATG TGACGCAGACTAAATCCAAGGCAATGGAGGAAATAGAAGCTGAATTCCATCGAGCTCTGGCACAAAAACTACctacccaggaggaagaggaggagaggatCGAACATGGTCCCTCCACTAAAGACATCATCCTCACCTTCCTCCAGAGCCATGTCAGCTATGCCATCTACGCTGCTGTCTGCTGTCTTATTGTCACCGTATTGGTCGGGTTCCTTTGGCGTCATGCCCTGAGTGTAGACTGGTCGAAAAAAACATCAGGACCAAGAACCAGCTTCCCACCAGGACACTACCTGCCATAG